Part of the Pseudodesulfovibrio mercurii genome is shown below.
GAACAATCCCACTTTTAACTTTGCCTAAGCTCTCGTCTTCCACCTCGCCGACTTCTTCCTTCAGAAGCCGCTTCAGAATTACCCCCGGCGCATCATACTTGACCTCCTCAAACACCTCCTTCTTGTACCGCGACATAGAAAGGTCATAGCCGTTCTTTTCGTCTGCGATTTCAGCTCGCGGCACCATAAACCATTTCGCGGTGCGATCTATATCCTTCTCCGTATTCCGCTCATGGAACCGGGCGACGATATCCAGCAAATCCCCATATCCTTCCTGTTTGCTGCGCTTGTCGTCCAGGGAGTAGCCGTCGGCCTGCATCTCGTAGAACCAGACATGCTCCGTGGCCGCTTGCGTCACTTTTTCTTTCGGCCCCCATACCTTGGTAAAAAGCAGGATTGCGGTGCTGACCCCGGCATAGGGCTTGAACACGCCGCTTGGCATAGTGATCACAGCCTTGAGGTCGCAACGGTCCACCAATATCTCGCGCAGGGCCTTGAAGGCCTTGCCCGAGCCGAACAACACCCCCTGCGGAACGATGACGCAGGCAGTGCCACCTTTTTTCAGCAGACGATAAAAATTATCGACAAAAAGCAACTCGGTCTTGGTGGTGGCTACCGTGAGGTTCTCGTTAATATCGCCCTTGTCGATGCTGCCGGTAAAGGGCGGGTTGGCCATGACGATGTCGTATTCACCCTCCTCAAGATAGCTCTTAGAGAGGGTGTCCTTGTAGTCGATGTTCGGCTCGTCGATGCCGTGCATCATCAGGTTCATTAGTCCCAGGCGCACCATGGTGACATCAATGTCGTAGCCGAAGAGCGAAGCTTGCAGGATGGCCTGAGCCTTTTCGGTGAGCCCCGCAGCCACCGAGGTACGGACAAAACCGTCTTCGTCGGGCTGTAGATCCTTGGCCCCGGCCTTTTTCGCCAACTCCGTGACGATGTACTGGTAGGCCCCAAGCAGGAAGCCGCCGGAACCGCAGGCCGGATCGGCGATGCGATGGCCCAGTTGCGGACGCACCAAATCGGCCATCAGCTTGATGATGTGGCGTGGAGTGCGGAACTGGCCGTTTTTGCCCGCCGTGGCGATCTCGGAGAGAAGCATTTCGTAGACATCGCCCTGGATGTCCTGAAAGGCTTGGCCCTTCTCCTGCGAATCCTTCTCCATGATCTCGAAGATCTCGTCGATGGTCTTCACCGCCTCTACCAACAGGGCAGGCTTGGGGATGATGAAGACAGCATTTTCCATGTGGCGGGTGAAGTTGGACGTTGCCCCGTTCATATCCTTAAGAAAAAGAAAGACCCTGGTCTGGACGTGCTGGAGCATCTCCTCGGCCTGCATATGTTTGAACTCGCGCCAGCGCAGGGTGTGCCTATCGACAGCGTACTTATCTTCGTCTTCTTTGCCTCGGAATTCAGGAGGAATCCACAACCCCTCAAATTTCGATGTATAGGGTTCGCCGGTCCATTCAGCATCAGCCTGTTTCTTCTGGTCCAAGTCGTCGAGGCGCTTCATGAATAGAAGGTAGGTGATCTGCTCAATGGCGGTGAGCGGGTTAGAAATGCCGCCAGCCCAAAACTTGTTCCAGAGCTGGCTGATCTTGCTTTTGAGTTCGGGATTATTTTGAAGCACGTAATGATTCCTTATGGGCTATCGCTTTTCCTAGGCCGCCAAACGTTCGGTTAGTTGCAGTATTTCGTTAATTTCTGCCGGACCAAAGACACCTCGAATACCTTGCGGATGGATCACCGTAAAGGGAGCATTGATGAGGTCTCTTTTTTCGACCTTCTCGCGTTCGATGATGAACCCCTTAAGCAGATTCAGGAATTCCAACTGGCGGCTGGAAAGGTTGCTGTGCTGACCGATGAACTGATCAAACGCCTCGCTAACCGTCTCGGGGAAGCTTCTGAGAACCTCTATCCCAAGAATATGGCGAATGAACTGGATGAAATGTGCTTTGCGATTCTTGTAGACCTGGCGCAGGAGGTCTTCGGTGATGTGCGGATGTTCGGCATGGAGCATTTCTGCCAAATCGGCAGCCTCTGCCGAAGAAACATTTTCGCCGTTTTTGATTTTTTGCAGGACGGGATTATGGTCAGTAAGTTCGGCAATCATCGTCTCGACCATTTCGCGGTAGCGGCTGATGCTGACCGATTCGTGCTGCGGGCCGAACTCTACCCGTTCTTTGTTGTGTAGCACGTCGGTTAGGTCGAGGTGCACAGGGCCCGGGCCAGTCTGCAACTCGCGAAACTTCATCAACGGGCCGAGGCGGGTGTTCAATTCGTCAAGAGCATCCTCCAGTGCGTTGACATCACTTACGGACCAATAATGGTTTGTCTGGGCAGCGCGAATCAACTGTTCTTCTGCTTTAACGAAGTTGACGGAAAGCGGCAGTTCGCTGATCTGCTCGATAAGCCCCTCCTTGAGGGTTTCAGCCTTTTCCTTTTCGTTGCTGAGCCTTGCGAGTGAATATTCTAGAACATCCCGCTCAAAGCGCATGGCCTTAAAGTCAGCCTCGGAAACGGTGCGGAAGAGCGGCTTGATCTCGGAGCGCAGGAATTCCAATCTCTGGCGGCTTAGCGTTATCCAGAAGTTCCCTTCATACACCCTGCCCAGACAGGCCGCCGCCTCCTTGATGACTACTGAATTTTGCGGCAACTGGCTGATTTGAAAACGCAGCTTGTCTATTTCGCGCTTGGCGATCTGTTCCTGTGCCAGGTCGAGGGCTTTTTCAATCTTATCAAGGCGCAACCCGACAAGCCGCACAGGCAGGGGCAGTTGAGGCTTGAGCTCCTTGCCCTTTGGCTGCAATTTGAAATATTCAAAGTTGTCCCAGCAGTCGAGAATTAGGAATACATCCTTTTCTAGGCACCAGGGCTTAGGTTTGCTGGTTTCCAGGAGACGGGTGCCACGCCCGATCATCTGCCAAAACTTGGTGTAGGAGTACACTGGCTTGGCAAAGACAAGATTGACTATTTCGCGAACGTCAATACCGGTGTCCAACATATCGACGCTGATGGCGACCCGAGGCATGTCGCTGTTGGTGAATTGATCAAGCAGTCCGCCCTTGCCGTAGACACGGGGGTCATCGGAAACCAGAACCTTGGCCAACTCGCCTTTGTGCTCGGGGTAAAGCTTGTCGAAAATTTCTTCCATCCGTCGGGCATGGGCCTTGGAAGAGCAAAAGAAGATGGTCTTGCCGGGCAGCACACCGTTGTGGTCTTTGATGCACTCCTCCATGAATTCCCTGACAATTAGGGTGTTGGTCCCTTTGTTGATCACCTGCTTTTCCAGCTGTGATCCCTCGAAGTTGATCTCTTCGACTTCCTTCCCCTCCAGAAGCAGCTTTCTTTGATCCTCCAGCGAGATTGTGCGCTTACTGATGCCTTCCATCTGGAAGCGGGTCTGGATTTTCATTACCTGAAAGCTGCTCAGATAGGGCGGCACGCTGTTAACCGCCTCTTCAAAAGTGTAGGCAAAAGTGGGGAGGCCCTCTTCGCAATGGAAGAGCTGAAAGGTGTTGTGGTCAATGATGTCTGTGGGCGTGGCCGTCAGGCCCAGGGTGATTGTCTTGAAGAAGTCCAACACCTCTTTATAGGTGTTGTAAATGGAGCGGTGGCTTTCATCGACCACTATGAAATCAAAGAAGTGCGGTGATAGGTTCTGCGACTCGTCCCGAATAATGTTGAGCATGGTGGGGTAGGTCGAAATGTAGATACGGCGGTCTTTGGCGAGGAGCTTTTCGCCTACGTTGGGCCAGCGCGGCTCGTTGGGCAGGTGTTCCTTAAAAGCGGCCAACGCCTGCTCACGCAATGCGGTACGGTCAACCAAGAACAACACTCTTTCAGCGTGCCCGGCCCGCATCAGGGCATCAATCGTCGCTATGCAGGTTCGAGTCTTGCCGGTACCGGTCGCCATAACTAGCAAAAAGTCACGTTTTTTTTGTTCGATGCCTTCAAGAACGGCACGTATGGCCCGGATTTGATAATCTCGTCCGGCAATGGCGGTATTGATGAGTTCTTGGGTCAGCGGCTTACGATTACGACGGATGTACTGAAACCGCTCCAAATCATCTCGCGTTGGAAAGCCTACAACCTTGCGAGGTGGATAGTTGTCCAGATCCCAAAAATAGATGTCATGCCCGTTAGTGTAGAAACAGAATGGGAGTTCTCCACCCAGTTGCTTTTGGATATTAATGCAATATTGCTTAGCCTGCTCTCGACCTATTGCTGCATCTTTGCTGGATTTCTTGGCCTCAACAACCGCCATGGGTTTGCGGTCTTTGCCAAGCAAGACATAGTCGCTGAACTGGTGACCTTCATAGAGTGTACGAGGCTCAGCGACACCTTCTGGAAGAGAGGTTAAAATATCAAATTCTTCTATTACCTGACCTGGATCTTTGACATTCCAGCCAGCGTCAGCCAAACGATTGTCAATCAGCTCCGAACGAGTTTGGGCCTCAGTCTTGGTCATGTCTCAACTGTTCCTGTGTGTTTAACCCTTGTCCGAGGGCTTCAAATCGAAAATGAATCTATGATTCTTATTCAACTATTGGTAATCATATAACAGGAGGCCCCTCCAGAGAAAAGTTAAAAGACATCATTCAACAAGGAATACACAGTCCCTTGTTTTCATAAAAACACATGTTCTAACTCTATCCCCAAAAGCCACTTCTCGGTTGATATGAGCGGCTCTAATTTCTGTCTATCTTTGACAACTTCACGTGTCGCCCAAGTGTCATTTTCAGCGGCAACTATGGTTTTTGTGGTAAATATGGCGTTTTCAACCCATTGAAATAACATAGGTAAGCGACCTTCCGGTTGATTGTTTACGGCCTTTCACGCCGTTAACAGGGGTTCAAATCCCCTTGGGGACGCCAAGGAAACACAAGGCCTTACGCAGATTGCGTAAGGCCTTTTCCATTTCACGCGGCACCCGCGAGCGTCATTGCTCCTGGATCAGTTTCCGACCGCATCGGCCAGGGCCGCATCCGGGGCTTCCACGGCGCCGGTGGTCTTCTTCGTCCGATGTAGCGCTGGGTCGTGGCGATGGACTTGTGCCTGAGCAAGTGCTTCACTTCCATGATGGTCGCACCGTTGTCGATGGCCACTCGGGCCGCCAGATGACGGATGCCATGAAAGCCGAACGGCTTCACCCCTGCTTCGGCGCACAACCGCTTCAACCACCGGTTGTTCGGGTCCAGAAGACCGTTGAACCGGCTGCCGAAGACCAGATCCTCGGCGCCGGACACCAGCTTCCATTCGGCCAGCTTGGCTCGAAGCCCTGCGGACATGGGGAGCTCATCGAATTCCGCGTTTCCGCTTCGACGCTTCCGTGTCCAGTAGCCGACAAGCCCTAATCCGAAGTCGACCTCGCTCCACTTGAGCTTCCAGAGCTCGCTCCTGCGCGGCGCGGTATGGAAGGCCAGCAACAGCAGTTGCCGACGACGAGGCCCGGCCAGGTCCAGCACCTTGCGGAAATCGTCCAGCGGCGGGACATAGCGCGGGTGGCGATCCTCGGGGAACCTGTCCACATGCTGAAAGGGATTGTCCCGGTGCGGGACTCCCAGCCAACCCTTCAGTTTAAGCACGCCGGTATCTTTGAGAGCAAGGAACCGGAAACGGATATTTTTGTTTTTTTACAAGTATTGCTCCTGCCCAGTGAAAGTCCTCCCCGCCCATCGGTTTGAACCGATGGGCGGGGAGGACGGTTCCATGGGTGAGAGAAATCGCCCAGGCGATCTCTCTCACCCATGGAACCTCACGCCCAAAAGGAAACCCCGCCGAAGCGGGGTCCTGTCACTGACAGCTGCCAAGGTAGGCATCGGACACATCCCGCCTTCCTCCGGAATGTCCTGCGGTCACTTCGATTTCGTCACGGGCTTCGGCGTCAAGCCGATGCCATTCATCCCCTGCCACGTCATAGGCCGTTTGTTGGAAGACTTTTACTGAAGGGTGCTGATTGGGCGGCTGAAAGCCCGTGTGCTCAACGTACAGGCGGTGAAACCGTTCATGACGGTTGCTGTGCAGTGTCCACCCACTTTCCTTCTTGGTGAACCCGCAAAGCCTGGCCGCGTACGAAAGCTTTTCCTGCCACTTGTCGCCCATCCCTTCAGGCATGAGATTATGTACCCCCGGTCTGTTGGATTGGCTGATATATGGCAACGCCCGTTCCAGAGCGTCCTGCTGCTTGTCGGACAGATTGGCCAGCGTCCTGGGCCGTCCCCCCTTCGTCCCATACTGGACGAGCAGGCTGCGGCCTTCCCTGTTCCAGTCCGTGTCCAGATCGACTTTGGCCGATTCTTCTCGGCGAACGCCCAGTTCCCATTGCAGGCGGATTTGGGCGGCACACCGGGGACCGTATTCATGGGCAAGCTCTTTTCCCAGCTTGTCGATTGCCCCCTGCACGAAGGCGGGGGCAACCGCTTTGCTGTTGGCGTTGGCAATGCTGCCCGGCCGAACGTCGAACACGTCATTGGTCGGGCTGATGCCGGTATTCCCATAGGCCTTGCAAAGGTCACGGGCCGCCGAAAAGATTTCGGCGATGCGCCCGTCACCCTTGCCTTCTTCCTGCATTTGCCGGGCAACAGCCGAAAAATGCTTGTTCGTAACATTGGTCCATTTGCGAACCCCGAACCCTGCACGGCGAAGCCGCTTGGCAAAAGCTCGGGCATTCTGACGGACCCTGTTCTGCTTCGAGCGCGGGCCGGACAGGGTTGCCCTGTTCGCGCCCAGTACCAGACTGATGGATTTCATGTGAATCTCCTTCCTGAAATTCGGGGCAGCGCCCCGGGACAAAGCTGGTCGGACTTTTCCCGTTTGCCGGAAAATGATCTGCCCATGACGCGAATACGCCACACAACAACCGACACGGGAAAAATCAATGTCCGTTTCCCACAGAAGGAAAAATTCTGAGAATCCATTCAATAAGGGGTGCTACCACGCAGGCTCGTTCATCCTGCGCATAAAGCGGTGGTCGTGGGGGAATTTCGACAACGGCAGATTTCTAGATACCTGTCGTTTGTCCGGCGAGGGTGCTGTGTTCCAGCCTGGCGTTTGGATGTAAAAGCGGGCCGTTTGGAAATAAACGGCAGAGAAGTATTTGGTGTTACGGAATGTTAGTGCCAACATAAGCGTTCATAAGTTTTAACGAAGTCTAAACTGATAAACGCGCCTTGGATGCGTTTTACCTCCTTCCGGTTACTCAACCTGACTGGTTATGCCCTGTCGTATCATCTCGGGAAATCGCCGCGCAAGCTCCGGCGGCACGGATTCTTCACCTCCCGCCGTTTTCCCTGCGAGCGTGACGCAAGCAGCCGTCAAGGCAAGGCCAAGCCCTTCGGGCGGACGCTTCGCGGTCCGGCCTGGCCCCGACGACTTTGCTTGCGTCGTCATCCGCGCAGGCGACGGCGAGAGGGATGGCGGCTTCGACTCCGGCTCAAGGGATGGGGAGCGCATTGGGTGCCATCGCTAATTCCAAGCCCACTTTATTTTTTCCATCGAACTGTCCGAACACCCAGTCCGATCTCTTATGTGCAAAATGATTTTTGAAATTTGTACGAATGCGCTAGATTGACAAAACAATATTAATACTGCCCTCTTTCACTTCTTACGAAGACGACAGAGGGTTCCCCCCTTGGGGAATCCCCGTCGTCAAATAGAAACGGATAGCTGACGCGGGAGGCCGGGCCTGATGGGAAATGAAGGCATGGAAGATCCAAGCAAGCAGTTCGACGGAGTACAGGCCGTGGATAGCATCTCGTTTGCCGCGGAGCGGGGGGGGCTATCCGAGCTCGGACCATTCCAGGCAAGCCTCAACAACACCGGGAGACGGTGGGTTGCCTGATCGATCGCAATCGCAACTCCCGGACGAGGCCCTGTTGGAAGCCTCGGGAAACGGGGACCGACAGGCCTTCGGCGAACTGGTCCGGCGGCACCAGTCCTGGGCCTGGGGTGTGGCCTATCGTTTCCTTGGCTCCAAGGACGAGGCCGAGGACATTGTCCAGGCCGCCTTCATCAAGCTGCTTGCCGCATCACACCGCTATCGCCGAACCGCTCGTTTCAAGACGTTTTTCCACGTCATCATATCCCGGCTCTGTCTGGATCATGCCAAGAAGAAAAAGCCCGGACCGTCGGATGATTATCTGGAATTGGCCGATCCATCCCCCGGACAGGAGGAGGCGCTGATGGCGAGCCAGGACGCGACGCGCGTGCGCCTGGCATTGGATACCCTCCCCCCCAAACAACGCATGGCCTTGGTACTGCGTTATTATGAAGGACTCGGCTACGATGAAATGGCCACCGTGCTCGAAACGTCGCGCAAGGGAGTCGAGCGGCTACTGTCAAGGGGACGCGAGGCATTGCGCACGGAATTGGCATCGCGTTGAACTTTTTTTGTTCGAAGGCGGGGGTTTTCCCTACTTGAGTCGTTTAATGATAACGAGGTCAGCAAACATGCATTGCCGAAATTGCCATACACGTCTTTCCGCCTACCTGGACGGCGAACTGCCCGAACGGGAACTGCGGGAGATGAAACGCCATCTCGATGGGTGCGCGGCCTGCCGCGCGCGCCTTGCCGAGCTGGAGGCTCTGGAAGCACCTCTTGCCTCCCTGGACACTCCGGCGATGCCGGGCGATCTGGAATTCCGGATCATGGCCCGGGCTTCACGAGAGTATTTCGATTCCCCGGCCAAAAGCCGCTTCCGGGAGATTGTCCGCAGAGGGCTGGGGATGACGGTCACGGCATCCGCCCTTGCCGTCGGCCTGCTTCTGGGAGGTTTGCTCGGGTGGAACAGCCATGGCGGATCTATCTCTGAACGGGCCATGATGCGGACCGAGAATGTAGTCTTCGCGTCCCTGAGTGCGGCTCCCGGCGGGTCTATCGAGGCCGCGGTGCTAGCCGGATTCGACGGCGGGGGGAGGTTGTAGTCATGCATTATCTGAAGCGGTCGTTGCTGGCCCTGTCGCTGGGATTGAACATCGCCTTTGTCCTGTTCTGGGGCATGCAGTATTTCCCCGGACAAAATTCGACTCCGTTGGAGGCTTCCCGTCCTTCAGGAGACCGATTTTTTGCGGCGCGGTATGAAGGCGTGCAGGTGACTCCCGAACAATGGAAAAAACTGGAGCCCTATGCCCTGGCCTTCAAGACCAACGCGGACCGTATCCGCCGGGAAACGATGCAACTGAGAACGCGAATGCTGGAGTTGCTGGCCGAACCCGTTGCCGACGAAAAAGCGATCCGGGCCATTCAGCAAAAGATTCTTATGAATCAGGGTGGAATGAAAGACGAGGTGCTTCGCCTTCTGCTCCACGAAAAGGCCGTGTTGCGGCCGGATCAGTTTTCAGGGCTGATACAGGCGATTCAGAATTACGGCGGCCGTGGGCCAGGATTTGGGGCAATGGCCGGGGGAAATCCGGGTTGGAATTAATTGCACGGCCGGGAAAACCCCAGGCCATGCGGACAGGAGAAAACCATGTCGCTGATCGAACTGAACGGCATTTCGAAAAAATATCTGACAGGGCAGGTCGAAACCGAAGCCTTGAAACAGATCACCGTCTCCATCGAAAAAGGAAAACTCGTAACGTTCGTGGGACCTTCGGGAAGCGGCAAGACAACACTGCTCAACATCATCGGCTGCATGGACAAGCCATCGTCCGGAGAGGTCCGGGTGACCGGCACCAGGGTGGATACCCTGGGGAAAAAGGAAGCAGCCCATTTTCGCGGCAAGCATCTCGGCTTCATCTTCCAGTCATTCAATCTTATCCCGGTCCTGAGCGTGTACGAGAACATAGAATATCCCCTGCTCATGATCACCCGGACTCCCGCGGTCGAGCGGCGGGAACGCGTGATGGCCGTGCTGGAGGCCGTCGGCATGACCGACCAGAAGGACAAGCGACCGGACCAGATTTCGGGCGGCCAGAAACAGCGCGTGGCCGTGGCCCGGGCGCTGGTGACCAACCCGGAGGTTGTGCTGGCGGATGAGCCAACCGCCAACCTCGACCATGACACGGCCCACAAGATCATCGATCTGATGAAAAAGATGCGGGACACCTATGGGACCACCTTCGTCTTCTCCACCCACGACCCGCGTATCGTCGAACACGCCGACGTGGTGCACGGCATCGAGGACGGCAAACTGCTGAACGGGAATCCCCTCATTCAGGGAGGCAAGGACCATGCTTAACATCTTCAAGATCGCCCTGCGCAACCTGGCGCGCTACAAACGGCGCACGGCCCTCACTTCCCTGCTCATCGTCATCGGCGTGTGCATGGTGGTCATGTTCTCGGGCCTCGCCGGGTCATTCAAGTCCATGATGATCGGTATCATCACGGATTCGAGCATCGGCCACCTGCAGATCCACCGCAAGGGCTACTTTTCGTCCATCGACACCATGCCCCTCAATCTGAACATGAAGGGACAGGGATACAAAAAAATTGCGGAAACCCTCGATGCCACTCCCGGCGTGGAGGCGTATGCACCGAGGCTGAAGCTCGGTGCGGTCCTCAGCAACTACATGGAAAGTACCAACGTCAGACTTTCGGCCATCGACCCGAAACGGGAAACGGCCGTCTGCACATCCCTGGCGGGCAGGATGAAGCAGGGCGCCCCCGGTCCCGGCGAGGATCTGCTCAAGAAGGGCCAGGTCGTGGTTCCCGAAAAGGTGGCCAAGAGCCTGGGGATGAAGCCCGGCGACTCCGTGGTGCTGGTCGCCACCAACAAGGACGGTTCCGTCAACGGCATGGAATTTCAGATTTCCGGGATCATCGAGGACATCATGGGACCGGGCGGCAAGGACGCCTACATGCACATCGAAGACGCCCGCAGCCTACTCCGCACCGAACCGGGCGAAGTTACGGAAATCGTGGTCAGGGTGTCCGACTTCAACAAGCTGAAGCCCGTCGCGGCGTCGCTCGCGGCAACGCTCGGACAGGTCAAGAACAAGAAGGGACAGCCCGCCTTTGAACTGCACACCTGGGACAAGCTGTCGCCGTTCTCCAACATAGCGAACATGATCGACCTGATGCTGGTCACGGTGAAGATCGTCATGGTCGCCATCGTCCTCATCAGCGTGCTCAACGTGATGCTGATGTCGGTCTTCGAGCGCGTACGGGAAATCGGGACCATCGCGGCCATGGGCACGTCCCCCGGAACGATCATGTCGCTTTTCGTGGCCGAAGGCGTGCTCCTCGGCATACTGGGGACGGTACTCGGCCTGATCCTGGGCGTGGGGGGATTGCTGGCCTTCAAGGCGGCGGGAGTGGCCTTCTCCTTCGGGCGAATGGACAACCTGATCGTGCGCCCGGACATCAACCCCAGTGAAATGCTCTTCCTGTCGGCCATCGTCCTGGTGGCATCCGCCCTGGCCGCGCTGCAACCCGCGTGGAAGGCGAGCCGGATGGAACCCGTCGATGCGCTCGGCCACGTATAACCCCATGAGGACAAATGCGATGCATAACGTAAGACATATTCTCATCCTGGTCGCCTTCAGCCTCCTCCTTGGCTGCGGCCAGGTGTTCGCCATGGATGCCGGGGAAGTGCTGCTGGCAGTGGACCGCAACCTTGCCCCGGTCAGCTACGAATCCTACCGCAAGCTCATCAACATCGAGCCGGACGGGAGCAAGCGGGAATACGTCCTGTACACCATCAAGAAAGGGCAGGACATGGTGGCCTCCGTCTTCCTGGAGCCTTCCAGCGAAAAGGGCCGTGCGACCCTGCGCCTGGGCGACAACATGTGGCTCCACATTCCGAGCGTGGCCAAGCCGGTCAGGATAACCAGCCTGCAATCGGTAACGGGCGGCATCTTCAATAACGCCGACATCATGCGGCTCGACTACAGCGTCGAATATGCGCCGGAGTCCATGGAAGAAAGCGGCGACGCCTACGTTCTCCGCCTCAAGGCGAAGACCAACGACGTGGCCTATGACAGGCTGGAGATGCTGGTGGCGAAGGACCAACTGGTCCCGACGGAAATCAAGTGTCTCGCGGCGTCCGGAATGCTCATCAAGACACTGCATTTCAAGAAGATGACAGACTTCGGCGACGGATTCATCCGTCCGGCCATTGTCGAGACGGACAGCCCGCTTCACAAGGGGTACCTCTCGGTGATGATTTTCGCCCGGATGAAGGCCAGGGACTTTTCGGATGAAGTCTTTACCCTCAACTACCTGCCGCGGATAGAAACCCTCCGTCAGTGATTGCGGGAAAGGGAATGACGAAAGCCGGCGTCCAGCTCGGACTGTTCTTCTGCATGGCGCTTATCCTGGTTGCCTCGGCTTCGGCCCTGGCCCAGGATGAGCCCCTGTATGATGCGGACTTCGACATTCCTACGGCGGAGGAAAAGCACTTCGAGTTCTGGGGCCAGGCCGAATTCCGAATGTACGAACGGCTCCTGAACAGGGACTCTGCGGTCTACGAGCAACGCTTCTACAACTCCCGGCAGGATGAACTCCAAGCGGACCTGTTGCTCCAGATCAAGCCCGAAATGTCCCTGAAATACGAGAAGTTCGGATTCTATGCCCGTCCACGTGCCGACGTCGGGTGGAGCCAGTTGCCCCTGTCGGCCTCCAGTG
Proteins encoded:
- a CDS encoding Spy/CpxP family protein refolding chaperone, translated to MHYLKRSLLALSLGLNIAFVLFWGMQYFPGQNSTPLEASRPSGDRFFAARYEGVQVTPEQWKKLEPYALAFKTNADRIRRETMQLRTRMLELLAEPVADEKAIRAIQQKILMNQGGMKDEVLRLLLHEKAVLRPDQFSGLIQAIQNYGGRGPGFGAMAGGNPGWN
- a CDS encoding tyrosine-type recombinase/integrase, with the translated sequence MLKLKGWLGVPHRDNPFQHVDRFPEDRHPRYVPPLDDFRKVLDLAGPRRRQLLLLAFHTAPRRSELWKLKWSEVDFGLGLVGYWTRKRRSGNAEFDELPMSAGLRAKLAEWKLVSGAEDLVFGSRFNGLLDPNNRWLKRLCAEAGVKPFGFHGIRHLAARVAIDNGATIMEVKHLLRHKSIATTQRYIGRRRPPAPWKPRMRPWPMRSETDPGAMTLAGAA
- a CDS encoding ABC transporter ATP-binding protein, translated to MSLIELNGISKKYLTGQVETEALKQITVSIEKGKLVTFVGPSGSGKTTLLNIIGCMDKPSSGEVRVTGTRVDTLGKKEAAHFRGKHLGFIFQSFNLIPVLSVYENIEYPLLMITRTPAVERRERVMAVLEAVGMTDQKDKRPDQISGGQKQRVAVARALVTNPEVVLADEPTANLDHDTAHKIIDLMKKMRDTYGTTFVFSTHDPRIVEHADVVHGIEDGKLLNGNPLIQGGKDHA
- a CDS encoding type I restriction-modification system subunit M, producing MLQNNPELKSKISQLWNKFWAGGISNPLTAIEQITYLLFMKRLDDLDQKKQADAEWTGEPYTSKFEGLWIPPEFRGKEDEDKYAVDRHTLRWREFKHMQAEEMLQHVQTRVFLFLKDMNGATSNFTRHMENAVFIIPKPALLVEAVKTIDEIFEIMEKDSQEKGQAFQDIQGDVYEMLLSEIATAGKNGQFRTPRHIIKLMADLVRPQLGHRIADPACGSGGFLLGAYQYIVTELAKKAGAKDLQPDEDGFVRTSVAAGLTEKAQAILQASLFGYDIDVTMVRLGLMNLMMHGIDEPNIDYKDTLSKSYLEEGEYDIVMANPPFTGSIDKGDINENLTVATTKTELLFVDNFYRLLKKGGTACVIVPQGVLFGSGKAFKALREILVDRCDLKAVITMPSGVFKPYAGVSTAILLFTKVWGPKEKVTQAATEHVWFYEMQADGYSLDDKRSKQEGYGDLLDIVARFHERNTEKDIDRTAKWFMVPRAEIADEKNGYDLSMSRYKKEVFEEVKYDAPGVILKRLLKEEVGEVEDESLGKVKSGIVRELLGLREMIG
- a CDS encoding DEAD/DEAH box helicase family protein — translated: MTKTEAQTRSELIDNRLADAGWNVKDPGQVIEEFDILTSLPEGVAEPRTLYEGHQFSDYVLLGKDRKPMAVVEAKKSSKDAAIGREQAKQYCINIQKQLGGELPFCFYTNGHDIYFWDLDNYPPRKVVGFPTRDDLERFQYIRRNRKPLTQELINTAIAGRDYQIRAIRAVLEGIEQKKRDFLLVMATGTGKTRTCIATIDALMRAGHAERVLFLVDRTALREQALAAFKEHLPNEPRWPNVGEKLLAKDRRIYISTYPTMLNIIRDESQNLSPHFFDFIVVDESHRSIYNTYKEVLDFFKTITLGLTATPTDIIDHNTFQLFHCEEGLPTFAYTFEEAVNSVPPYLSSFQVMKIQTRFQMEGISKRTISLEDQRKLLLEGKEVEEINFEGSQLEKQVINKGTNTLIVREFMEECIKDHNGVLPGKTIFFCSSKAHARRMEEIFDKLYPEHKGELAKVLVSDDPRVYGKGGLLDQFTNSDMPRVAISVDMLDTGIDVREIVNLVFAKPVYSYTKFWQMIGRGTRLLETSKPKPWCLEKDVFLILDCWDNFEYFKLQPKGKELKPQLPLPVRLVGLRLDKIEKALDLAQEQIAKREIDKLRFQISQLPQNSVVIKEAAACLGRVYEGNFWITLSRQRLEFLRSEIKPLFRTVSEADFKAMRFERDVLEYSLARLSNEKEKAETLKEGLIEQISELPLSVNFVKAEEQLIRAAQTNHYWSVSDVNALEDALDELNTRLGPLMKFRELQTGPGPVHLDLTDVLHNKERVEFGPQHESVSISRYREMVETMIAELTDHNPVLQKIKNGENVSSAEAADLAEMLHAEHPHITEDLLRQVYKNRKAHFIQFIRHILGIEVLRSFPETVSEAFDQFIGQHSNLSSRQLEFLNLLKGFIIEREKVEKRDLINAPFTVIHPQGIRGVFGPAEINEILQLTERLAA
- a CDS encoding integrase domain-containing protein encodes the protein MKSISLVLGANRATLSGPRSKQNRVRQNARAFAKRLRRAGFGVRKWTNVTNKHFSAVARQMQEEGKGDGRIAEIFSAARDLCKAYGNTGISPTNDVFDVRPGSIANANSKAVAPAFVQGAIDKLGKELAHEYGPRCAAQIRLQWELGVRREESAKVDLDTDWNREGRSLLVQYGTKGGRPRTLANLSDKQQDALERALPYISQSNRPGVHNLMPEGMGDKWQEKLSYAARLCGFTKKESGWTLHSNRHERFHRLYVEHTGFQPPNQHPSVKVFQQTAYDVAGDEWHRLDAEARDEIEVTAGHSGGRRDVSDAYLGSCQ
- a CDS encoding RNA polymerase sigma factor, which codes for MPDRSQSQLPDEALLEASGNGDRQAFGELVRRHQSWAWGVAYRFLGSKDEAEDIVQAAFIKLLAASHRYRRTARFKTFFHVIISRLCLDHAKKKKPGPSDDYLELADPSPGQEEALMASQDATRVRLALDTLPPKQRMALVLRYYEGLGYDEMATVLETSRKGVERLLSRGREALRTELASR
- a CDS encoding anti-sigma factor — protein: MHCRNCHTRLSAYLDGELPERELREMKRHLDGCAACRARLAELEALEAPLASLDTPAMPGDLEFRIMARASREYFDSPAKSRFREIVRRGLGMTVTASALAVGLLLGGLLGWNSHGGSISERAMMRTENVVFASLSAAPGGSIEAAVLAGFDGGGRL